GGCGCGGAAGAGGACCGGGTCGACCTTGGCCGCCACGTGCCTCACCACCCAGGAGCCCGCCCGGGTGGCCGAGAACCGGTTGACCAGCCGGGCGTACACCCGGGCGACGCTACCCCCGACGCCGCCACCACCAGATGACGAAGAACACGGCCATGACGGCGGCGACGGGGCCGGCCGCCTTCCTGGCCGCGTCGGCGCCGCCGGTGGCGTCGAGGAGGTCGATGGGCTCGGCCTCCGGTCCGTCGATCTTGCGGGGGCCGGCGCTGGCCGAGCTCGCCGCCGCGGCGGAGGAGCCCGACCCCTCCGACGCCGACGACGTCGCCGCCGATGCGCCCGGGGTCCCGGCCGCGGCCTCGCCCCCGGTGGCGGCGCTGCCCGCCGGCATGCCTCCCGGGGGTGGCGCCGGCGCGGTGGCGACGGGACTGCCCGCCCCGGCGGTGGCCGGGGCCGGCTGAGGCGTCGACCCGTCGGCGCCCGCAGGCCCCCCGTCGGTCGCGTCCCCGCCCTCCGTGGACCCGTCGGTGGGCGAGGAGGTCGCATCCTCCTCGTCGGCGCCGTCGTCGCCCGCGGCGTCACCGGCCAGCACGTTCGTCTCCAGGCAGTCGACGAACTGGCCCAGCAGCTTGGTGCTGATGTCGTCGAGCGCGCCCCGTCCGAACTGGGCCACCTTGCCGGTGATGCTCAGGTCGGTGGCGATGGTGACCCGGGTGCCGTCGCCGTCGGGCTCGGCGGTGGCCGTGATGGTGGCGTTGGCGTTGCCCTTGCCCCCGGTGTCCTTGCCCTTGGCCTTCAGCACCGCCCGGTGGGCGTCGTCGTCGCGCTCGACCATCTCCGCGGTGCCCTTGAAGCGGGCGTTGATGGGGCCCACCTTCAGCTTCACCTCGCCGGAGAAGACCTCGCCGTCGACCTCGGTGAGCTGCGCCCCGGGCATGCACGGCGCGATGCGCTCGATGTCGCACAGGACCGGCCAGGTGACGTCGATCGGCTCGCCGACGGTGAAGGTGTTGCTCAGCTCCATGGGGATCTCCTCGGGGGGACGGGTGGGTCAGCCGTGGATCGGGCCACGGGTGTCGCGCAGGTGGGGGGCGGGGCGCCCGGAGCGCAGGGCGATGATCTCGGCCACGATCGCCACCGCCGTCTCCTCGGGGGTGCGGGCCCCGATGTCGAGGCCGATGGGCGAGTGCAGGCGGGCCAGGTCGTCGGGGTCGGTGACGCCCTCCTCGGCGAGGCGGGCGAGGCGCCGGTCGTGGGTGCGCCGGCTGCCCATGACGCCGATGTAGCCGACCCCGGTGGCCAGGGCGGCCCGGATGGCGGGCACGTCGAACTTGGCGTCGTGGGTGAGCACGCACACCGCGTCGGCCGGCCCCAGCCGGTCGCCCACCGCGTCGAGCAGGCGGTGGGGCCAGTCGACGACGACCTCGTGGGCCTCCGGGAAGCGCTCGGCGGTGGCGAACACCTCCCGCGCGTCGCACACGGTGACCCGGTAGCCGAGGGTGCGGGCCACCCGGGCCAGGGCGGCGGTGAAGTCGACGGCGCCGAACACCAGCATCTCCGGCGGTGGGGCGAAGGACTCGACGAACACGGTCACCTCGGCCTCGTCGGCCTCGCCCCGGGCGCCGTAGTGGCGCAGGCCGCTGCGGGCCACGCCCAGCTCGCCGAGGGCGTCGCGGGCCACGGCGTGGTCGCGGCCCTCGTCGCCGAGGGTGCCCGACACCTCGCCGTCGGGGCCGACCACCAGGGTGCAGCCCAGGCCGGGGCCGTCGACCACCGTGGCCACGGCGACGGGGCGTCGGGCGGCGAGGTCGTCGCCGACGCGGTCGAGCCGGGACCCCAGCCCGCCGGGGTGGTCGAGGGGCTCGAGGAAGAGGTGCACCGTGCCCCCGCAGGTGAGGCCCACGGCGAAGGCGTCGTCGTCGGAGTAGCCGAAGGTGACGAGGCGGGGACGCCCCACGGGGTGGTCCTCCGCCGTGCCCTGGCCGGGGGGGAGCAGGCCCAGGTCGGGGCGGTCGACGCCGAGGAGGTCGAGGGCCTCGGCCACCACCGCCCCCTCCACGCAGCCGCCCGACACGGAGCCGGCGACCTCGCCCTCGTCGTTGACGGCCATGGCCGCCCCGGCGTCGCGCGGCCCCGAGCCCTCGAGATCGACGACGCGGCCCAGCGCCACCCGTCGGCCCGCGGCGCGCCAGCGCGCGACCGTGCCCAGCACGTCCCTCACGCTGCGGGCCTCGACGGCGGGGTCATGCTGCGCTCCTCCTGGCGGGACGGTCCGCCGTCCCCAGTGTGGCGAGCAGGGCGGCCAGGTCCTCCAGGCTGGCCAGCGAGTGGCCGGTGACGAAGGTGTCGACGTGGGGCAGGGCCGCGGCCATGCCCCGGGCGAGGGGCTCGTAGCCGGGTGCGGCCTTCAGGGGGTTGACCCAGACGACGTGGTGGGCGACCCGGTGGAGACGGGCCATGGCCTCGGCCACCGCCTCGGGATCGCCGCGGTCCCAGCCGTCGGACAGCACCACGACCACGGCGCCCCGGGCCAGGCCCCGAGCCCCCCACCGGTCGACGAACAGGGCCAGGGCGTCGCCGAGGCGCGTGCCCCCCGACCAGTCGGCCACCTCCCCGGCCGCCCGCTCCAGGGCCAGGTCCGGGTCGCGGGTGGTGAGGGCACGGGTGATCCGGGTGAGGCGGGTGCCGAGGGTGAAGGCCTCGACCCGCCCGGCCCCGCGGGAGGCGACCGCGGCGTGGGCGAAGCGCAGCAGGGCCCGGGCGTAGGGCTCCATCGAGCCGCTGACGTCGACGAGCAGCACCAGGCGCCGGGGACGGACCGACGGGGCCCGGCGGTGC
Above is a window of Iamia majanohamensis DNA encoding:
- a CDS encoding vWA domain-containing protein, producing MAALAHALRRHDVAVAVRSAVACAEAVAALGAATRADLYWAGRATLVHRPEDIAAYDAAFAAVVDEAVTWSAPSRPSPTALLVDAAADGDDDAVPDQAHDDPAAVLRQSAHEALRHADLGTCSVEERAELHRAIARLRVGVATRRSRRRRPARGGDELDLGATVTAALATGGEPLVLHRRAPSVRPRRLVLLVDVSGSMEPYARALLRFAHAAVASRGAGRVEAFTLGTRLTRITRALTTRDPDLALERAAGEVADWSGGTRLGDALALFVDRWGARGLARGAVVVVLSDGWDRGDPEAVAEAMARLHRVAHHVVWVNPLKAAPGYEPLARGMAAALPHVDTFVTGHSLASLEDLAALLATLGTADRPARRSAA
- a CDS encoding SRPBCC family protein, coding for MELSNTFTVGEPIDVTWPVLCDIERIAPCMPGAQLTEVDGEVFSGEVKLKVGPINARFKGTAEMVERDDDAHRAVLKAKGKDTGGKGNANATITATAEPDGDGTRVTIATDLSITGKVAQFGRGALDDISTKLLGQFVDCLETNVLAGDAAGDDGADEEDATSSPTDGSTEGGDATDGGPAGADGSTPQPAPATAGAGSPVATAPAPPPGGMPAGSAATGGEAAAGTPGASAATSSASEGSGSSAAAASSASAGPRKIDGPEAEPIDLLDATGGADAARKAAGPVAAVMAVFFVIWWWRRRG
- a CDS encoding XdhC family protein; this encodes MRDVLGTVARWRAAGRRVALGRVVDLEGSGPRDAGAAMAVNDEGEVAGSVSGGCVEGAVVAEALDLLGVDRPDLGLLPPGQGTAEDHPVGRPRLVTFGYSDDDAFAVGLTCGGTVHLFLEPLDHPGGLGSRLDRVGDDLAARRPVAVATVVDGPGLGCTLVVGPDGEVSGTLGDEGRDHAVARDALGELGVARSGLRHYGARGEADEAEVTVFVESFAPPPEMLVFGAVDFTAALARVARTLGYRVTVCDAREVFATAERFPEAHEVVVDWPHRLLDAVGDRLGPADAVCVLTHDAKFDVPAIRAALATGVGYIGVMGSRRTHDRRLARLAEEGVTDPDDLARLHSPIGLDIGARTPEETAVAIVAEIIALRSGRPAPHLRDTRGPIHG